The DNA region CGCTGCAGCAGACCCTGGTGGTCGCCCTGCTGCCCAGCTTCGCCGAGCTGCTGTCTTTGTCCACCGACGATGTCTCCTGGCTGATCACCGCCACCTTGCTGACGTCGGCGGTCGCCACCCCGGTCGTCGCCCGGCTCGCCGACATGTACGGCAAGCGGCTGATGATGATCGTCTGCATCGTGTTGATGGCGGCTGGCTCGCTGATCGCGGCGCTGAGCTCGGGCAGCTTCGCCCTGCTGATCGTCGGCCGGGCGCTGCAGGGTTTCTCCTCCGCCTTGATCCCGGTCGGCATCAGCATCATGCGCGACCAGTTGCCGAAGGAGAAGGTGTCCTCGGCGATCGCCCTGATGAGCGCCACGCTCGGCATCGGCGGCGCGCTCGGTCTGCCACTCGGTGGGCTGCTGTTCTCCCATTTCGGCTGGTCGGCAGTGTTCTGGCTGTCGGTGGTGGTCGGCATCGCGATCCTGGTGGCGGTGATCCGCATCGTGCCGGAGTCCGGGGTACGCACCCGTGGCCGCTTCGACCTGGTCGGTGCGCTGCTGCTGTCGGCGGCGCTGACCTGTCTGCTGTTGGTGATCTCCAAGGGGGCGCAGTGGCACGGTGAGGTCGTCATCGCGCTGCTGGTCGCCGCGGTGGCGATCTTGGCGGTGTGGTTCCCCTACTCACTGCGGGCCAGTCAGCCGCTGGTGGACCTGCGCACCTCGGCCCGGCGACCGGTGCTGTTGACCAACCTGGCCTCGGTGCTGGTCGGGTTCGCGCTGATGGCCAACATCCTGCTCACCGCCCAGCAGCTGCAGTTGCCGCCGGTGGCCGGCGGCTACGGTCTGGACGCTCTCAGTGCCGGGCTCGCGATGGTGCCCGGCGGCTTGGCAATGGTGGTGTTCTCGCCGGTGTCCGGCCGGATGATCAACCGCTGGGGCGGCCGGATCACCCTGCTCACCGGGTGCGCGATCATGGGCGCTGCCTATCTCGGGTGGGCTTTCTTCGGTCATTCGATGCTTGCGGTGGTGACCGGCTCCACGATCGTCATGGTCGGCTGCGCGATCGCGTACGCGGCGATGCCGAGTCTGATCATGGCGAACGTGCCGATCACCGAGACGGCCTCCGCGAACGGATTGAACTCACTGCTCCGGGCCCTGGGCACGTCCACCGCCAGTGCGGTGATCGCCGCGCTCCTGGCCGGGGTGACGCACGAGGTCGACGGCGTTCAGGTGACCAGCCCACTCGCGTACACGATCACCTGCTGGATCGGTCTTGCGGTCTGCCTGGCGGCCGGTGTTCTGGTGTGGCTGGTGCCGCGAGATGCAGCCGCTCCGCTCGAGGCCGATGTCGAAGCCGCCCCGGCACCCAGGAAGGCCGCTGTAGCGCAGGCGGGGGAGAGTTCGGAGATCGTGGTCCGCGGCCGGGTGCTGCGACCCGACGACAAGCCTCATCCACAGGCGGTGGTGACCGCGGTCCGGTTGACCGGCGAGCCCTTGGACTGGGCCCGAGCCGACAATGCCGGGGCATTCTCCCTCGCTCTCCCCGGACGCGGCCGCTATCTGCTGATCGCCAATGCCGACGCCTGGACGCCGAAGTCGCAGGTAGCCGACTTCCAGGACCCGGACACGCCGATGATCGTGCATCTCGGCGGGCCGCTGCTGCTGACCGGGACGGTGACCCAGGCCGGCGCACCGGTCCAGGGCGCGTTGCTGACTTTGAGCGCGACGACCGGCGAGGTACGTGCGACGACGGCCAGTGGTGCGGACGGCAGCTATCTGCTGCGCCTGCCCCCACCCGGTCACCAGATCCTGACGGTGCTCGGTCCCGACCTGCGTGCCACGCGTGCGGTGAAGATCTTCACCACCACCCAGTCCGCGATCTGCGACATCGAGCTGGAGCCGTCCGGTTCGACCGCCGACGAATCCTGATTCGCGGTTTGGCGAGCCCGTGCCCCGCGGTTGGGGGCTGTATCTGGGTTTGCGCGGGTGTGGTTGCGCGCGTTGTGCTGGTCATCTCTGGCCCGGTGGTGCGAAACGTACTCGGATCACGCCTGACCGGTGGTCGTCTGTGGCCCGCCGGCGCGAGACGTACGCAGATCACGCCTGACCCGCGGTCGTCTGTGGCTCGGAGGCGCCAAAGCTGCGGGCGTGCGTTCGGCTTTCGGTTGTCTGTGGCCCGGTGGTGCGAAACGTTCGCGGATCACGCCTGGCCGGTGGTCGTCTGTGGCCCGGTGACGCGAAAGGTACGGGCGTGCGTTCGGCTTTCGGTTGTCTGTGGCCCGCGGGCGCGAGACGTACGCAGGTTACGCCTGACCCGCGGTCGTCTGTGGCCCGCGGGCGCGAGACGTACGCAGGTTACGCCTGACCTGCGGTCGTCTGTGGCCCGCCGGCGCCAAAGGTACGGGCGTGCGCTGGGCTTTCGGTTGTCTGTGGCCCGCGGGCGCGAAACGTTCGCGGATCACGCCTGACCCGGGGTCGCCTGTGGCCCGGCGGCGCCAAACAGACCGCTACGAGCGTGGCACAGCGGGTCTCTCGTGCAGTGGCGGACCCAGTGGTCAGTCTTGGTTCCTGGCCGTCGACTGCTGGACGTTGATGATCTCGACGCCAAGACTGGCGCACCGGTCCGCCAATTCCGGCGGCACCGGACCGTTGGTGATGATCGCGGACAGCACGTCGAGGTTGGCCAGCTTGACCGGCGCCGTATGGGTCAGCTTCGAGCCGTCGGCCAGCAGCACCACGCGGGAGGCTCGTTCGATGAAGGCCGATTTGATCGGGTACTCCCGATCTCCGCGCAGATACACCCCTCGGGCGTCCACGCTGTTGGCGCCGAGGAAGAACACGTCGACCGAAAGCTCGAGCGCCGCCGCCGTCGTTCGCGGGCCGATCAGGACCTGGCCCTCGGACAACAGCTCCCCGCCCAGGCCGAGGACGACGGCTTGTTGATGCCCGAGCATCTGCTGCAGGACTGGGATGGAATGGGTGATCACGGTTCCGCGGAAGTCCCGGGGCAGCGCCGATGCGACGCCGTAGCAGGTGGTGCCGGAGTCGACCACGATCGTGGTGATCGAAGTGAGCAGCCTGACCGCAGCCTCGGCGATCAGCTGTTTGGCGCTCGCCTCCTGGTCGGCACGGCCGGCGAAGGTGGCCGTCCGGAGCGTGCCGTGGGGAAGACTGACACCGCCGTGCACCAGTCGCAGCTCACCGTCTCCGGCGAGCCGACGGACGTCACGTCTGATGGTCATGTCCGATACTGCGAGGGATTCGCTCAGCGCTGTGATCGAGGCGAAGCCGAAACGCTGGACCTCCGCCAGGATCGCCTCAGCCCGCTCTTCGCCGCTCAGCCGCACGCCATGTGTGTGAGTCACCCACCCCTCCTCGTCTTCTCATCGTATCCAACGGTAGAAAGGTCGATGACGCATGTTGACTTTCCAACATGGGAGGCTAGATTCCGGGCGACGACTCCGTCCTATCGGCTCGCGTAGCTTGCGGGTGCGTCGCTCAGAATCGCTCCTGCACTCCCGAGAGGCTCCGCCCATGACCGCCATCACCGCCGGCACTCGGCAGCACGCACTGACCTCGATGAGTGATGGGCGAGGCCTCGATATCCTGGTTGTCGGGGGCGGGGTCACCGGGGCCGGGATCGCGTTGGATGCGGCGACCCGTGGCCTGCGGGTGGGGGTCGTGGACGCCCAGGACTGGGGTGCGGGCACCTCGAGTCGTTCGAGCAAGCTGGTCCACGGCGGCCTGCGCTATCTGCAGATGCTGGATTTCAAGCTGGTCACCGAGGCGTTGGGGGAGCGGGGGAGGCTGATCGATCGGCTGGCGCCACACCTGGTCCGCGCGGTCCCGTTCCTCTATCCGCTGGACCATTGGTACGAGCGGCCGTACGTCGGTGCCGGCATCGCCCTCTACGACGCACTCGCCACGATCGGCACCCGTAACCGGGCGGTCCCCAGGCACCGGCACGTGTCGGCGAAGAAGCTGCACAAGATCTTCCCCGACATTAAGGAAGGGGTATGTCGGGGCGCGATCCGCTATTACGACGGCCAGGTCGACGACGCGCGGTTGGTGATCGACCTGATCCGGACCGCAACCTCCTTCGGGGCGTTGGCTGCCAGCCGGACTGAAGTGGCGGAGTTCTGTCGCGACGACACCGGCCGGGTGGTCGGAGCCCGGGTCACCGATCTGGAGAGCGGCACCGAGCATCGGATTTCCGCCCAGGTCGTGATCAGCGCGACCGGTGTCTGGACCGAGGAGACCCAGGACCGGGCCGGCACTCACCAGGGGCTGCGAGTGTTGGCTTCCAAGGGGATCCACATCGTGGTGCCGGGGGCTCGGATCAATGGTGAGTCCGGCATCATCCTGCAGACCGAGAAGTCGGTGCTGTTCATCATTCCGTGGTCGCGGTATTGGGTGATCGGCACGACCGACACCGGCTATCACGGCGACCTGACCCACCCGGTCGCCACGGCCGCCGACATCGACTATGTGCTCGAGCATGCCAATGCGATCCTGGCTCGGCCGCTGGGCAGAGAGGACGTGATCGGCACCTGGGCCGGGCTCCGGCCGCTGCTGCAACCTGAGACGAAGGGCGACGGCGCCGCCTCCACCAAGGTGTCCAGGGAGCACACCGTGACCGAGGTGCTGCCGGGGCTGGTCTCGATCGCGGGGGGCAAGCTCACCACTTATCGGGTGATGGCCGAGGATGCCGTGGATTTCGCACTCGGTCCCGAACGGGCCAAGCAGTTGCCGTCGGGCACCGACGAGACTCCGCTGGTCGGTGCCGCCGGCTATCACGTCTATGCCCGGCAGGCTCCGCTGATCCGGCAGTCGTATGGCTGGTCGGAGGCGACGGTGGCGCACCTGCTGCACCGCTACGGCTCGGCCTTGCCCGAGCTGCTCGCCCAGGTCGATGCCCGGCCCGATCTCGGCCAGCCGGTCACGGGTGCGGAGGCGTACCTGCGGATCGAGATCGTCTACGGCGTCACCCACGAAGGCGCCCTCCATCTGGAGGACATCATGACGCTGCGGACCCGGCTCACGTACGAGGTCGCCGACCAGGGACTGTCCGCGCTGGAGGAGATCGCTGACCTGGTCGCGGGTGAGCTCGGCTGGGACGACCAGCGTCGGGCAATCGAGATCGCGGCCTATCGTGCCCGGTGCGCGGCCGAGGCGGCGGCTGCGGCTGCGCCGACGGATGAGGCCGCCGAACTGGTCCGGGGCCGTGCCGGGGATGTACTCGCTGATCTGCCGGATGCCGTGGTCAGCACCCTGAGCTGACCCGAACTTCGGCCCCCGCGGGAACCGGCGTCTGCCAACCGGGCCCGGTATCTGTCTACGTTCCTGCGCGCTCCTTGGTTGTGAGTCAGGCTGTTCGGGGGGGGTGGCGATGAATCTCGACCGGTTCACTGCGGCGACCGTCAATCTCTACAACCTGCAGCTGCCCGGGAAGCGGATGAATCCCGGGCAGCAGCGGTGGACACAGGACGAGTACGACCGCAAGATCACCTGGCTGGCCGCGCAGTTGCGCAGCCTGGATGCCGACATCATCGGTCTGCAGGAGCTCTGGCATCGGCAGGCGATGACCGATGCGCTCGACCGGGCCGGATTGACCGACGCGTACGACCTGCTGGCCACGCCGGCGAACGGGCAGCGGATCGTCTGCGCGGCGTTGGTCCGCACCGGCCTGCTGCGCGGCACTCCGCGCTGGGTGGACCGCTTCCCCGACGCGGTGCGGCTGGAGTCGAGCAGCCGGACCGATCCACAGGCCCCAGCGATCAGCGTCAGCATTCCCGGCTTCTCCCGGCCGGTGCTCCGGTTTCAGGTGGCGCTGCGCGACGATCCTCCGCTGACCGAGGTGTTCGTCGCTCACCTGAAGTCGAAGCTGCCGACCCGGGTCGATGACGAGCGCTGGTACGAGGAGCAGCCTTCTTTGTTCCAGCCGCACCTGACCGCGATCGGCGCTGCCCTGGCCACCATTCGACGGACCGCCGAGGCGACCGGGCTGCGGGTCATGCTGACCGAGGTCATGAAGGCCAACAACACCCCGGTGCTGGTGTTCGGCGACCTCAACGACGGGCAGCACAGCAACACCATCAACATCATCACCGATCAGCCGCACTACTTGGTCGGTGAGTCGCGAGGCGGCGCCGACAACGGCCTCTATGCGGCCCAGACCCTGCAGGAGTATCGCGACACCCGCGACGTCTACTACAGCCATGTCTACGACGATCTGCGGGAGTCGCTGGACCATGTCCTGGTCAGCGAGCAGTTCTATGACAACAGCCGGCGCCGGTTGTGGCTGTTCGACGGCCTGATCATCAACAACGACCACCTCAACGACGACGATCATCGTGCGACCGGGAGCAGCGACCACGGTCAGGTGAAGGTCCGCTTCCGGTGGAAGCCGTACCGTTGAATCCGCAAGTCGTGCCGTGCCTGCTCGTCCGTCCAGTGGCGGCGGCCTCATTCACCGGGGCCTGGAGCCTCGTTCTCGGGGGTCGTACAGGTCTGGCTGGGGTGCCTGGGAGCGGTGGAGGTGCGCAGGACCAGGTGGGTCGGCAGGAGCACCGGGTGGTCGCTCGGCGAGCCGGTCTCAGCACCCAGGAGCTGTAGTAGCATCTGGGCCGCGATCCGACCCTGTCGGTGGACATCTTGGGCGATGGTGGTCAGGTCGACGAACTCGGCCAACTCGTGGTTGTCGATGCCGATTACCGATACGTCCTGTGGTGCCCGTAATCCGCTCCGACGTAGCGCCCACAGGGCGCCGATGGCCAGTTCGTCGAACTCGGCGAGCACCGCAGTAGGCAGGGTCGGGCGGGACAAGAGCTCAGCCATCGCTTCGGTGCCTCCGTCGATGCCGTGCGGACCGTCGACGATGTGCTGCGGATCCAAGGCGAGCCCGACGGCGCCGAGCGCCTCTTCGTATCCCAGTCGGCGACCCATCGAGGTGGTGAAGTCGAACCGGGTATCGTCGGGACGCCCGGCGATGAGACCGATCCGGGTGTGCCCGAGATTCAGTAGATGGTTGGCTGCGGCCCGGCCGGTGCGTACCTCGTCGATGCCGACCGACGGTGACCCGGGGATGCTCGATCCGATGCTGACCAGCGGGAGATCGAGGGCGCGTAGGGACAGCGTATGCTCATCGGTCAACGGCATGGACAAGGACATGGCGCCGACAACGCGGCCAGCCAGTGGCATCTCGCGGAAGAAGCGATCCCGGACATCCGGGTCGCCGAGGTGGTAAAGCAGCACATCGTATCCGTGGCCACGCAGATAGTCGACAGCCGCGGCCGCCGCCGTGGCGAAGAACCACCGGGTGATGAACGGCACGATCACCGCGACCGTGCGCTGGCGACCGCCGCCACTTTCGGCGGTGTCGACGGCGCTGACATAGTCGAGTTCGCGAGCGGCGACGAGTACCCGTCGCCGAGTGTCAGGGGATACCTTGGCCCCGCCCCGCAGCGACCGCGAGGCGGTCGCCGCCGAGACCCCCGCCCGGGCCGCGACATCGGCGAGGCTTACGCGTTGATGAAAACCCTTTGCAACGTTCATCCCGAACTGGAGTCTCCTCCATCTACGCGGGCAGGACAAGCGGCCATGACAGATAGTGATCAGAGATTCTCGGTCGGGTGATTGCCAAGTCGGGCAGATCGGTGGCACACTCCGAGTGCAAATGTTGCACGTTCCTGCAAGGCGCGGTCACCGATGGCCGGGCGTGCGGACGTGATCGAGTTTCGACCCCAGTGAGGTGGATGCGTGACTGCGAACGTGATCGTGACGGTGGAGCGAGAGTTCGACACACCCCGGGCGCGAGTGTTCCGGGCGTGGACGGAACCGAAGGAGTTGGCCCAGTGGCG from Microlunatus phosphovorus NM-1 includes:
- a CDS encoding MFS transporter, with the protein product MPTDAGRKSSPTGAVVAVLCLAGTTVSLQQTLVVALLPSFAELLSLSTDDVSWLITATLLTSAVATPVVARLADMYGKRLMMIVCIVLMAAGSLIAALSSGSFALLIVGRALQGFSSALIPVGISIMRDQLPKEKVSSAIALMSATLGIGGALGLPLGGLLFSHFGWSAVFWLSVVVGIAILVAVIRIVPESGVRTRGRFDLVGALLLSAALTCLLLVISKGAQWHGEVVIALLVAAVAILAVWFPYSLRASQPLVDLRTSARRPVLLTNLASVLVGFALMANILLTAQQLQLPPVAGGYGLDALSAGLAMVPGGLAMVVFSPVSGRMINRWGGRITLLTGCAIMGAAYLGWAFFGHSMLAVVTGSTIVMVGCAIAYAAMPSLIMANVPITETASANGLNSLLRALGTSTASAVIAALLAGVTHEVDGVQVTSPLAYTITCWIGLAVCLAAGVLVWLVPRDAAAPLEADVEAAPAPRKAAVAQAGESSEIVVRGRVLRPDDKPHPQAVVTAVRLTGEPLDWARADNAGAFSLALPGRGRYLLIANADAWTPKSQVADFQDPDTPMIVHLGGPLLLTGTVTQAGAPVQGALLTLSATTGEVRATTASGADGSYLLRLPPPGHQILTVLGPDLRATRAVKIFTTTQSAICDIELEPSGSTADES
- a CDS encoding DeoR/GlpR family DNA-binding transcription regulator — its product is MTHTHGVRLSGEERAEAILAEVQRFGFASITALSESLAVSDMTIRRDVRRLAGDGELRLVHGGVSLPHGTLRTATFAGRADQEASAKQLIAEAAVRLLTSITTIVVDSGTTCYGVASALPRDFRGTVITHSIPVLQQMLGHQQAVVLGLGGELLSEGQVLIGPRTTAAALELSVDVFFLGANSVDARGVYLRGDREYPIKSAFIERASRVVLLADGSKLTHTAPVKLANLDVLSAIITNGPVPPELADRCASLGVEIINVQQSTARNQD
- a CDS encoding glycerol-3-phosphate dehydrogenase/oxidase, with protein sequence MTAITAGTRQHALTSMSDGRGLDILVVGGGVTGAGIALDAATRGLRVGVVDAQDWGAGTSSRSSKLVHGGLRYLQMLDFKLVTEALGERGRLIDRLAPHLVRAVPFLYPLDHWYERPYVGAGIALYDALATIGTRNRAVPRHRHVSAKKLHKIFPDIKEGVCRGAIRYYDGQVDDARLVIDLIRTATSFGALAASRTEVAEFCRDDTGRVVGARVTDLESGTEHRISAQVVISATGVWTEETQDRAGTHQGLRVLASKGIHIVVPGARINGESGIILQTEKSVLFIIPWSRYWVIGTTDTGYHGDLTHPVATAADIDYVLEHANAILARPLGREDVIGTWAGLRPLLQPETKGDGAASTKVSREHTVTEVLPGLVSIAGGKLTTYRVMAEDAVDFALGPERAKQLPSGTDETPLVGAAGYHVYARQAPLIRQSYGWSEATVAHLLHRYGSALPELLAQVDARPDLGQPVTGAEAYLRIEIVYGVTHEGALHLEDIMTLRTRLTYEVADQGLSALEEIADLVAGELGWDDQRRAIEIAAYRARCAAEAAAAAAPTDEAAELVRGRAGDVLADLPDAVVSTLS
- a CDS encoding endonuclease/exonuclease/phosphatase family protein, with protein sequence MNLDRFTAATVNLYNLQLPGKRMNPGQQRWTQDEYDRKITWLAAQLRSLDADIIGLQELWHRQAMTDALDRAGLTDAYDLLATPANGQRIVCAALVRTGLLRGTPRWVDRFPDAVRLESSSRTDPQAPAISVSIPGFSRPVLRFQVALRDDPPLTEVFVAHLKSKLPTRVDDERWYEEQPSLFQPHLTAIGAALATIRRTAEATGLRVMLTEVMKANNTPVLVFGDLNDGQHSNTINIITDQPHYLVGESRGGADNGLYAAQTLQEYRDTRDVYYSHVYDDLRESLDHVLVSEQFYDNSRRRLWLFDGLIINNDHLNDDDHRATGSSDHGQVKVRFRWKPYR
- a CDS encoding LacI family DNA-binding transcriptional regulator, with amino-acid sequence MNVAKGFHQRVSLADVAARAGVSAATASRSLRGGAKVSPDTRRRVLVAARELDYVSAVDTAESGGGRQRTVAVIVPFITRWFFATAAAAAVDYLRGHGYDVLLYHLGDPDVRDRFFREMPLAGRVVGAMSLSMPLTDEHTLSLRALDLPLVSIGSSIPGSPSVGIDEVRTGRAAANHLLNLGHTRIGLIAGRPDDTRFDFTTSMGRRLGYEEALGAVGLALDPQHIVDGPHGIDGGTEAMAELLSRPTLPTAVLAEFDELAIGALWALRRSGLRAPQDVSVIGIDNHELAEFVDLTTIAQDVHRQGRIAAQMLLQLLGAETGSPSDHPVLLPTHLVLRTSTAPRHPSQTCTTPENEAPGPGE